DNA sequence from the Sphingomonas sp. genome:
ATCAGCGGGATCAGGGTCGATCCGATCGCCGAGGCGCTGGCGATCGGCGAGCCGGAGACCGCGCCGAACATCATCGACGCGCCGATATTGACCTGGCCCAGCCCGCCGCGCGTCCGCCCGAACACGGCCTCCGCCACCTGCACGAGCCGCGCGGCGATGCCGGCGCGGTACATGAGATCGCCGGCGAAGATGAAGAAGGGGATCGCCATCAGCGTGAAGACGCTGATCCCGGCGGCCATGCGCTGGAACATGACGACCAGCGGGATGTCCATGACCATGAACGCCGCCAGCGTTGCGCCGATCAGCGCGAAGGCGACCGGCACGCCGATGGCGAGCAGCATCGCGAGCGTGAGGAGGAGGATCGCGAGTTCCATCAGGCGGCCTCCCCGTCCGGCACATCCGCGCTGTCTTCACCGGCGACATCCTCCAGGATGAGCTCGACGGTGAAGAAGGCGATCAGCACGCCCGACAAGGGCAGCGCCAGATAGGCGACGCCGCGCGGCAGGCCAAGCGTGGGGATGACATGGCTCCAGGTCCGCGCCACCAGCTCGCCGCCCCAGATCGCCATGGCGAGACCGGAGGCGCCCACCACGACATGCGCGATCAGCCGCATCAGCCGGCGCGGACGCGGCGCCAGCAGCGATTCGACCAGCAGGATCCGGATGTGGAAGCCTTCGCGCACCCCGGCGGCCGCGGCGAAGAAGACGTACCAGATCATCAGGTTGAGCGCCGCCTGCTCCGCCCAGGGCGGGCTGGAGCCCATCACGTAGCGGCCGAACACCTGCCAGCCGATGATCGCGGTCATCGCGACCAGCCCGGCCGCGCCGGCATCGAGCAGCGCCTTGCTCGCCGCCGCGTTGATCCGCTTCAGCCGCTCAAGCATCGCCGCCCCCCATGGCCAGGATCATGTCCACGAGCCTGCGCTGGTCTTCGCTTGTGACGAAGGCGCCCCAGACCGGGCGCATCCGCTCGCGGAAGGCGGTCAGGTCCACTTCGTTCTCGTGCACGCCGTCGGCCAGCAAAGCCGTGCGTGCCTCGGCCACCCGCGCGTCCCACAGGCCGCGCATATAGGGGACGGACTCGCGCGCGCTCTCCATCACGATCTCGCGATCCGCGGGCGTCAGATCGTCCCAGCTCGTCTTGGACATCAGCAGAACTTCGGGGGCGATCACATGATCGGTCAGGCTGTAATAGGGGGCGACCTCGTAATGGCGGCCGGTCTGGTAGGATGGCCAATTGTTCTCCGCGCCGTCGACGACGCCCTGGGCGAGGCCCTGATAGACCTCGCCGATGTCCATCGGCGTCGCGTCCGCGCCGAGCGCGCGGATCATCGCCACATAGAGGTCCGAATTGGGCACCCGGACCTTGAGGCCGCGCATGTCCTCCGGCCGCATGATCGGCCCGCGCCGGTTGTAGAAGGAACGCGCGCCGGAATCGTAGAAGGCGAGGCCGATCAGGCCGTGCGGCGTTAATGAGGCGAGCAGGCGCCGGCCCGGCTCGCCGTCCAGCGCGCGGCGCATATGCGCCTCGTTCTCGAACAGGAAGGGCAGGGACGGGACGATCGTCAGCGGCTCGATCGAGTTGAGCGGACTCATATTAACCCGGTTGAAGTCGAGCCCGCCGAACACGGTGATCTCCAGCGTGTCGCGCTCCGCGCCCAGTTGGCCGCCGGGGAAGAGCTTCAGCACCATCCGCCCGCCGCTGCGCTGCTCGATCAGGTCGCCGAAGCGGCGGAAGGCCTGCACGGTGGGATAGTCGGCCGGATGAGTGTCGGTGCCGAACAGAGTCGCGCGATGACGGCGGCTGCATCCCGCCAGCATCAGCGACGCCGCGGCTGCCCCGGTGGCGATGAACGCACGCCTGTCGAGGATCGTCACGATGGCTTCCCGTCTCCCGTTTGACCTGCCGCTCCGCGGCGGCTTGCGGCCATGTCTGACATAAGATGACACCGGTTACCAGAGACTTCGTGAAGATATCCATTGCCGATCGACGGGCGCTGCGATTGACTGTTCCTGACCCGCGCGATTGCCGCTAGACTTGGTCTCTGTCTGGCGGAGGGAAGGCCATGGTTCTCGATTGGATCAAGAAGCAGTTCGTCGATGTCATCGACTGGACGGACGAGCCGGGCGTGCTCGCCATCCGCTATCCAATGCAGGATCGCGAGATCCAGAATGGTGCGCAATTGACGGTGCGCGAAGGCCAGATGGCGGCCTTCGTCAACGAGGGTCGCGTCGCCGACGTGTTCGGCCCGGGCCTGCACAATCTGGAGACGGCGAACCTGCCGATCCTCACCTCGCTGATGAACTGGGACAAGGCCTTCGCCTCGCCCTTCAAGTCGGACGTCTACTTCTTCTCGCAACGCGAGCAGATCAATCTCAAATGGGGCACGGCCCAGCCGGTGACGGTGCGCGACAAGGAGTTCGGCGCGATCCGCCTGCGCGCGTTCGGCGCCTATTCCTTCCGCATCGAGGATGTCGCGCCCTTCTCGGTGAAGCTGATGGGCTCGCTGGAGCGGATGACGACGGAGGAGCTGGAGCCGCAGCTTCGCGCCGCCATCGCCACCGCGATCGCGACCGCGCTGGGCGGCAGCGACGTGCCGTTCCTCGATCTCGCCGCCAACCAGACGGCGATGTCGGAAAAGCTCCAGGAGGCGGTCGGCGCCTCCTTCGCCCAATGGGGGCTCGCGGTGCCGAGCTTCTTCGTCGAGAGCGTCTCGCTGCCCGAAGAAGTGCAGGCCTATCTCGACAAGTCGAGCTCGATGCGGGTGATCGGCGATCTCGACAAATACGCCAAGTTCCAGGCGGCCGAGGCGATCGAGACGGCGGCGGCCAATCCCGGCGGAGTCGCCGGGATCGGGGCCAGTCTCGCGGCGGGCGCGGCGATCGGGCAGTCGATGGCGGCGGGACTCACGCCGGGCGCCCCTGGAGCGGCTCCGGCAGCGGCCCCGGCCGCGCCGCAGGAGGATGCGTTCGCGCAAGTGGAGAAGCTGCACAAGCTGCTCACCATCGGCGCGATCACGCAGGAGGAGTTCGACGCCAAGAAGGCCGAGCTGCTGAGCCGGATCCGCTGACCGCAAGATGCAGAAGGTCTCCTGCCCCAATTGCGGCGCGGAGGTCTCGTTCCGCTCGCCCGCTCTGCCTTCGCGCGTGTGCGACCATTGCCGCACCATCCTGGTGCGATCGGGCGGCGGGATCGAGGCGGTCGGCAAGGCGGCGGTGCTGCCCTTCGATGTCAGCCCGATCGGCATCGGCACGCGCGGCACGTTCGACGGGCGCGGCTTCGATGTGGTCGGCCGGGTCCGCTGGGGCTGGACGGACGGATCGTGGAACGAATGGCTGCTGCTGTTCGGCGATGGATCGGACGCCTGGCTGGGCGAGGCGATGGGGCAGTTCATGTTGACCGATGAGCGCGCGCTCGGCGACGTCCAGGGCGACGAGACGATCCGCAAGCTCATCCTGGGCGACCGTGTGCTGATCGGCGCGCGGGCCCTGATCGACGAGGAGATTTTCATCGTTTCCGATGCGCGCGACGCGACCTGCATCGCCGCCGAGGGCGAACTGCCTTTCTCGCCCAAGCCGGGCTGGACGATCCACAGCGTCGATTTCCGATCGGCTCACGGCCGCTGCGCCAGCCTGCAGCGCGAGGAGACTTTGTCGAGCTTCTATCAGGGCCGTTACGTGACGCTGGACGAGCTGGCGCCGCGTTATCTGCGGCCGATCGAGGGCTGGCCGATGCCGGCTTATGGCGGCTGAGATGACCGACGGGGGGCTTCAGGAGCTGGGCATCGCGGCACCGCCGCCGCCGCCCGCGCCGGCGGTGCGGGCGCTGTCCTGTCCGGGGTGCGGCGGTTCGATCAGCGTGCGGGCGGCGGGCTATACCGTCACCGTCGCCTGCCAATATTGCGGCTCGATCCTCGACGTCGCCAATCCCGAAGTGCGGCTCCTCACCGAATATCATCTGGCGATCCAGCAGATCGAAATCCCGCTCGGCACACGCGGCACGCTGCGGGCCGTCGAATGGGAAGTGATCGGCTATCTCAGCCGGTCCGAGCGCGGCAGCTATCCCTGGGAAGAATATCTGCTGTTCAATCCCTATCAGGGCTATCGCTGGCTGGTGACCAACGGGCGCGGCTGGTCGTTCGGCGAAATGCTGACCTGCGCGCCGGAATGGGGGCATCACGGCCCGCGCCTCGATGGCCACGATTATGCGCCCTTCTTCGTCGATGGCCAGGCGCAGGTCGATTATGTGCTGGGCGAATTCTACTGGCGGGTCGCGGTCGGCGAGGAGGTCTCGACCGACGATTATGTCCGCCCCGGCTACATGCTCTCGCGCGAGGCCAATGAGCAGGAAGTGAGCTGGACGCTATCCACCCTGCTCGACGGCGACGAGATAAGCCGCGCCTTCGGCGTCGTGCCGCCGCACAATCCCTGGCCGCCATTGCCGCACCAGCCTTCGCCCTATCGCGACGTGATGCGCAAGGGCGGGAAGATCGGCCTCGCCGTGCTCGGCTTCCTGCTGCTGCTGACCATGGTGATGGGCAGTGGCGGGCAGCCGCTGCTCAGCGAAACGCTGCCGGTCGATCTCGCCGGCACGACGCGGACCGCCACCTTGGGGCCGATCACGGTGACGCGGCCCTATCAGCTCGTCGCGATCCGCGCGCAGGTACCGGGTCTCGAAAACGGCTGGATCGATCTCGATTATGCGCTCGTCGAGCGCGCCACCCAAACCTCCTACCAGGCCTATGGCGCGGCGGAACGCTATTCGGGACGGGATTCCGACGGCGACTGGACGGAAGGCAGCCGTCGCAGGACGGTCAAGCTCGCCTCCGTACCGGCCGGCACCTACGATCTCGTCATCGATTATGCCGGCAACAGCTGGCGCGATTTCTCCCGACCCTATGCCTCCAGCCAGACCGGCGGGTCGGTGATCATCGAGGTCAGCCGCGCGGCGGCCTTCCCCTCGAATCTCATCCTCGCCATCATCCTGATCCTCGCGCCGCTCGTCTATTTCTTCTTCCGTCATCTGTCCTTCGAACAGGCGCGGCAGGACGAAAGCGACATCGGCCGCACCGGCCTCGCCAAATTGTTCACTTCGGAGGATGACGACTGATGGACCGCCGGACCTTCCTCTACGGCCTGTGGTCGCTGGCGACGGCGGGTCTGTTCGTCACCAGCACGATCTATGCATATTCGCCTTTCGCCGACGGCGGACGCGTCGCGCCGCGCGCCGGCGTCTACGGCCCCACCCACAAATAGGAGACGGACATGATCGCCAACACCGCCGCCATCTTGAATTCGCTGATCTTCGCCGGGATCGGCATCGTGGTCCTGGTTCTCGGCTTCTTCATTCTCGACATCCTGACGCCCGGTAAATTGTGGGAGGAGATCAACCACAAGCAGAACCGCGCCGTCGCGACCTTCGCCGGCGCGATCGCGATCGGTCTCGCGATCATCGTCGCCGCCGCCATTCATGGCTGAATCCCGGCCGGCGCTGCGCGCGTCGGCGCCGACTGTCGCGCTCCTCGCCTCGGCCTTCGTCGTCGCCACCTGCGGCCTCGTCTACGAGCTGCTGGCGAGCACTTTGGCCAGCTATCTGCTCGGCGACAGCGTCACCCAATTCTCGACCGTCATCGGCACCTATCTGTTCGCGATGGGGATCGGGAGCTGGTGCTCGCGCTACGTGAAGAAGAATGAGCTCGCCGTCTTCGTGCGGGTCGAGCTGCTGATCGCGCTGATCGGGGGCTTCTCGGCGGCGGGGCTGTTCATGCTCTTCCCGATCATCGATCATTTCCGGATCGCGCTTTATTCGATCGTCTTCGCGATCGGCTTCTTCGTCGGCCTCGAAATCCCGCTGCTGATGCGGATCCTCAAGGATTACGATTTTCGCGAGGTCGTCTCCAGCGTCCTCACCTTCGACTATGTCGGCGCTTTGTTCGCGGCCCTGCTTTTCCCGCTCGTGCTGATGCCCTATCTCGGCATGATCCGGACCGGATTCCTGTTCGGCATCCTCAACGCCGCCATCGCGCTCGCTTTGCTCGTCGTCCTGCCGCGCGGCACGCGCATGTATCTGGAAAAGATCGCCTCGGTCCTCGTCCTCGCCATCCTCATCGCCGGTTTCGCCGGATCGGAGCGGCTGCAGCGCTGGGCCGAGGTGGCGAGCTATCAGGAACCGGTCATCTACGCCGAATCCAGCCCGTTCCAGCGCATCGTGCTGACCCGCAGCGGCGACGATCTGCGACTCTATCTCAACGGCAATCTGCAATTCTCCTCGCGCGACGAATATCGCTATCACGAAGCGCTGGTGCATCCTGCGCTGGGCCGGGTGGACCGACCCGCCAATGTGCTGATCCTGGGCGGCGGCGACGGGCTGGCGGCGCGCGAGGTGCTGCGCCATCCGGAGGTGGAGCGGATCACACTCGTCGATCTCGATCCGGCGATGACGCGCCTGTTCGCGCGCAGCCCGATGCTCGCGGCGCTCAACCAGGGGTCGCTCTCCGATCCGCGTCTCACCGTGATCAATGCCGACGGCTTCCGCTGGGCGCGCGACGCCCGGGAGCAATATGACGCGATCATCGTCGATTTCCCCGACCCGGTCGATTTCTCGGTGGGGAAGCTCTACACCGAAAGCTTCTACCGGGAGCTGTCCCGCCTGCTCGCGCCGGACGGGGTGGCGGCGGTCCAGAGCACCTCGCCGCTGGTCGCGCCGATCTCCTACTGGACGGTGGTGACGACGCTGGAGGCGGTCGGCCTGCACACCCGGCCCTATCATGTCTATGTGCCGAGCTTCGGCGAGTGGGGCTTCACCTTGGCCGCGCATCGCCCGATCGGAACGGAGGCGCGGATTCCGGAGGGGCGGTTCCTCACCCCCGTCATCGCCGAGCGATTGTTCGATTTCCCGCCGGACATGGCGCGCCGCCCGGCGCCGGTGAACCGGCTCGACAATCAGGCGCTGGTCCGCGCCTTCTCCGACGAATGGAGCCGCTATGCGGGTTGACCGCCGCGCGGTCGTCGCCGGCTTGGGAGTTGTCGGCGCGGTCGCGGCGGCGGGCCTCGGCTGGCGCGCCACCCGACCGGCGCCACCGGCGACCACCTTGGCGGGCGCCGACATGGAACGCGGCCATCGCCTGCGCGTCGGCGGCTTTCCGGAACCGTCCGAGACGGAGGAAGCTGGCGTCGTCATCGCCGGCGGCGGCGTCGCGGGGCTGGCGGCGGGCTGGGCGCTGGCCGAAGCCGGGTTCGAAGATTTTCAGCTGTTCGAGCTGGAGGATGCGGTCGGCGGCAATGCGCGCAGCGGGCGCAACGACGTGTCGGCCTTTCCGCTCGGCGCCCATTATCTCCCTGTCGCCAATCGCGAGGCGCGGGCGCTGCGCCACCTGCTCACCGGGCTCGGCATCATCACCGGCGAGGCGGACGGCGCGCCGGTCTACGATCCGCTCCAGCTCTGCGCCGATCTGCAGGAACGCCTGCTCTGGCGGGGAAGCTGGCAGGAAGGCCTGATCCCCCGCACCGGGCTGGAGCCGCGCGACGAGGCCCATCTCGCCGCCTTCGATGCCGCGATGCGCGCCTTCTCCGCCCGCATCGGCGCGGACGGCAAGCCGGCCTTCGCGACGCCGCTCGCCTACAGCTCGCGCGATCCCGATCTGCTGGCGCTGGACGGCACGAATTTCGCCGCCTGGCTCGACGAACAAGGCTGGGATTCGCCGGTGCTGCGCGCACATGTCCGCTACGGGATGCGCGACGATTATGGCTGCGAGCCGGCCGACGTCTCGGCCTGGGCCGGAGTGCATTATTATGCCGGGCGGCGCGGCTGGGCGGCGAACGATGCGGCGGACAATGTGCTGACCTGGCCGGAGGGCAACGACCGGCTGGCGCGCGGCATGGCGGACCAGTTTCGCGGACAGATACGCTCCGGCCGCATCGTCCACCGCGTCACCCGCGACGGCGACCGGATTCTTGTCGATTCCTTCGACGTCTCACGACAGACCACGATCCGCACCCGCGCCCGCGCCGCGATCCTCGCCATGCCCCGCTTCGTCGCCGCTCATGTCGCGCCGGAGCTGCCGCCCGCCACGGCCTTCGGCTACGCGCCCTGGCTGGTCGCCAACGTCACCGTCGATCGCCTGCCTACCGGACGCGGCGCGCCGCTCGCCTGGGACAATGTGTCCTCGACCAGCAATTCCCTGGGCTATGTCGTCGCCACCCATCAGGGGCCGGCGGCGATCCCCGGCGCCAGCGTCCTCACCTGGTATCTGCCGCTCTCCGACATGAGCCCTTCGGAAGGCCGCCGCCTGCTGGTCGAGCGATCCGCCGACGAGTGGCGCGCCGTCGTGACCGACGATCTGCTCGCGACGAATCCCGATCTGGAAGGCGCGATCCGCGCGGTCGATCTGTGGCGCTGGGGCCATGCGATGATCCGGCCCGTGCCCGGCCTGATCTGGGGCGGGGCGCCGGACGCGGCGCGGGCCGAGCCGCCGCTCTTCCTCGCCCATTCCGATCTGTCCGGCCTCTCACTGTTCGAGGAAGCCCATTATCGCGGCGTGCTGGCGGCGGAAGGCGCGATGCGTCATCTCGGACATGGCTTTGAAAGCCTGCTATGAATGCCGCGATGAATCAGGGGCGCCACCTCATCGCCGATCTCCACGGCTGCGTCGGGCTCGACGACATCGACCTGATCGAGGCCGCGCTGACCGACGCGGCGGTGGCGGCCGGCGCGACCCTGCTGGAGGTCCGGCTGCACGATTTCGGGGCCGGGCAGGGCGTCACCGGCGTGGCGCTGCTCGCCGAATCGCACATCTCGATCCATTCTTGGCCCGAGCATGGCTATGCCGCGATCGACATCTTCCTGTGCGCCGAATGGCATGACGTGGAGGCGGGCCTGGCGGTGATCTCCGCCGCCCTGCGCGCCGAGCGGATCGACAAGCAGCTCATCGCGCGCGGCGCGATGGCCGCCGCCGCGCCCGCCTGACCCCGCCGATGGACAGCGCCGGACCGGCGCGGTAAGGCGGCCCGCTCCGCCGGCTGGGGGTGTCGGCGCTACATTCGCGCGACCTTGGAGTGTTCGATGAAAGGTGGCCTGGAGGCCGTCTTCCTGGAAAACCGGATGACGTTGCTGCGCTTCCTGCGCGCGCGCGGCGCCGGCGACGCGGCCGAGGATTGCCTGCAGGAGGTCTGGATCAAGGCGTCGGCCGGCGCGTCCGGCCCGATCGCCGAGCCGCTGGCCTATCTCTACCGCACCGCCAACAATGTGATGCTGGACCGCCGCCGCGCCGAAGCGCGCGCGACCCGCCGCGACACCGCCTGGAGCGAGGCGGCCGACGACGTTCTGCCGGCCGAGAGCGAGGCCCGGCTGATCGCGCGCGAGCGACTGGCAGCGGTGGAATCCACGTTGGCCGCGTTGGGCGAACGCAGCGACGCGATCTTCCGCCGCTATCGGCTGGAGGGCGTGAGCCAGCGCGACATCGCCGCCGAATTCGGCATCAGCCTGTCGGCGGTCGAGAAGCATCTGCAGAAGGCCTATCGCGCGCTGGCGGATCTCAGGGAGCGGCTCGATGTGGATTGAGCGGGGCGGCGGCGTCATGCTGCGGGAAGGGCTGTAGATGGCGGACGTGAACGATCGGATTCGGGATGAGGCGGTGGCCTGGCATGTCCGGCTGCACGGCGATGCCGCGTCCGCCGACTGGGCGGGGTTCACCGCCTGGCTCGAAGCCGATCCGGCGCATGCGCAGGCCTATGACCTGGTCGCGCTCGCCGATGCCGAGCTCGACGATCTCCCGCTCGCGCCTGTGGCGCCGATGCCCGCTTATGTCGAGCCGCACCGGTCGAACCGACGTGCCTTTCTGGGCTGGGGCGGGGCGGCCATTGCCGCCGCTTTGGTCGGCGCGATCACCTTGATGCCCGCCGGCGGCACCTACGAAATCGTCACCGCGCCCGGCGAACGTCGCGTCATCGCGCTCGAAGAAGGCAGCCGGATCGAAGTCAATGGCGACAGCCGGCTGGTGCTCGACCGCGGCGACGCGCGCTTCGCCCGGATCGAGCGGGGTGAGGCCCTGTTCACCGTGGTTCACGACGATGCCCGCCCGTTCCGGGTCGAGGCGGGCGAAGCGCGGCTGATCGATCTCGGCACCGTCTTCAACGTCCTCCATGACGGCGATCGCACCGAGGTCGCCGTTTCGGAGGGCGAGGTGGAATGGCGCCGCGCCAATGCGCGCATGAACTTGACGCCCGGCATGGCACTCAGCCAGCGCGGCACGGAGGATCCGGTCGTGACCCGCCCCGCCATCGCGTCGATCGGCGGCTGGCGGGAAGGCCGCCTCAGCTATTCGGCGGCACGCTACGACGCGGTCGTGGCCGATCTGTCGCGCAATCTCGGCGCCCGCGTGGCGCTGGATGGCGCGGTGGCGGCGCGACGGTTCAGCGGCGTGATCGTGATCGATCGCGATCCGGGCGTGACGCTCGACCGCGCCGGCGCGCTGCTCGAGCTTGACGCCCGACGCGAGGGCGACGGCTGGCGATTGACGGTGGAGCGCGGTGCGCGGCCTTGACCTGATCCTGCCCGCGGCGATCCTGGTTTCCGCCGCTTCGGCGGACGCCTCGGCGCGCCACCGGCTCGATCTGCCCGCCGGACGGCTCGGCGACGCGTTGGTGGCACTGGGCCAGCAGGCGGGGATCAGCGTCGGCGTCGCCGATCCGGCGCTGGCCAATCGCCGCGTCGAGCGCCTGCGCGGCCGGATGACCGCCGCCGCCGCGCTCGACCGGCTGACGCGGGGCACGGGGGCGCGCGCGGTCGCGGTCGACGGGCGCACCTGGCGCGTGGTGCGCGCGCCGGCGCCGCAGCGTCATGCGTCGCGCCCGGCCCGCCGCGAAGCGTCGCCGCCGCGCGAAGCGGAGGTCGAGCAGGCGGACATCGTCATCACCGCGTCCAAGCGCGCCTTCCGTCTCGCCTCATTCCCCGGCTCGGTGATGTTCGTGTCGGGCGAGGATCCGATGGCCGCCGCGCACGGGCGGGGCACGGAGGGGCTGGTCGCGACTTTGCCCGGCCTCAATTCCACCCATCTCGGCACCGGCCGCAACAAGCTGTTCATCCGCGGCATCGCCGATTCGAGTTTCAACGGCCCGACCCAGGCGACGGTCGGCCAATATCTCGGCGAGACGCGGCTCAACTACAACACGCCCGATCCGAATCTGCATCTGCACGACATCGACCGGATCGAGGTGCTGCCCGGGCCGCAGGGCACGCTCTACGGCGCCGGCTCGCTCGGCGGTATCCTGCGCATCGTCCCCAATGCGCCGCGCCTGGGCGTCGTCCAGGGCTCGGTGTCGATCGGCGCCGCCTTCACCCAGCATGGCGATCCCGGCGGCGAGGCGGCGGCGGTGCTGAACCTGCCGATCGGCGATGCGCTGGCTCTGCGCGTCGTCGGATACGGCGCGCGCGAGGGTGGCTATATCGACGACACGCTGCGCGGGCTCGACGATGTCAACCGTACCGATATCCATGGCGGCCGCGCCCGGCTGCGAGCCGAGGCCGGCGACTGGACGATCGGCCTGGGCATCGCCGGCCAGCGCATCCGGGGCAGGGATGGCC
Encoded proteins:
- a CDS encoding TRAP transporter small permease produces the protein MLERLKRINAAASKALLDAGAAGLVAMTAIIGWQVFGRYVMGSSPPWAEQAALNLMIWYVFFAAAAGVREGFHIRILLVESLLAPRPRRLMRLIAHVVVGASGLAMAIWGGELVARTWSHVIPTLGLPRGVAYLALPLSGVLIAFFTVELILEDVAGEDSADVPDGEAA
- a CDS encoding TRAP transporter substrate-binding protein — its product is MLAGCSRRHRATLFGTDTHPADYPTVQAFRRFGDLIEQRSGGRMVLKLFPGGQLGAERDTLEITVFGGLDFNRVNMSPLNSIEPLTIVPSLPFLFENEAHMRRALDGEPGRRLLASLTPHGLIGLAFYDSGARSFYNRRGPIMRPEDMRGLKVRVPNSDLYVAMIRALGADATPMDIGEVYQGLAQGVVDGAENNWPSYQTGRHYEVAPYYSLTDHVIAPEVLLMSKTSWDDLTPADREIVMESARESVPYMRGLWDARVAEARTALLADGVHENEVDLTAFRERMRPVWGAFVTSEDQRRLVDMILAMGGGDA
- a CDS encoding SPFH domain-containing protein codes for the protein MVLDWIKKQFVDVIDWTDEPGVLAIRYPMQDREIQNGAQLTVREGQMAAFVNEGRVADVFGPGLHNLETANLPILTSLMNWDKAFASPFKSDVYFFSQREQINLKWGTAQPVTVRDKEFGAIRLRAFGAYSFRIEDVAPFSVKLMGSLERMTTEELEPQLRAAIATAIATALGGSDVPFLDLAANQTAMSEKLQEAVGASFAQWGLAVPSFFVESVSLPEEVQAYLDKSSSMRVIGDLDKYAKFQAAEAIETAAANPGGVAGIGASLAAGAAIGQSMAAGLTPGAPGAAPAAAPAAPQEDAFAQVEKLHKLLTIGAITQEEFDAKKAELLSRIR
- a CDS encoding DUF4178 domain-containing protein, whose translation is MQKVSCPNCGAEVSFRSPALPSRVCDHCRTILVRSGGGIEAVGKAAVLPFDVSPIGIGTRGTFDGRGFDVVGRVRWGWTDGSWNEWLLLFGDGSDAWLGEAMGQFMLTDERALGDVQGDETIRKLILGDRVLIGARALIDEEIFIVSDARDATCIAAEGELPFSPKPGWTIHSVDFRSAHGRCASLQREETLSSFYQGRYVTLDELAPRYLRPIEGWPMPAYGG
- a CDS encoding DUF4178 domain-containing protein; this translates as MTDGGLQELGIAAPPPPPAPAVRALSCPGCGGSISVRAAGYTVTVACQYCGSILDVANPEVRLLTEYHLAIQQIEIPLGTRGTLRAVEWEVIGYLSRSERGSYPWEEYLLFNPYQGYRWLVTNGRGWSFGEMLTCAPEWGHHGPRLDGHDYAPFFVDGQAQVDYVLGEFYWRVAVGEEVSTDDYVRPGYMLSREANEQEVSWTLSTLLDGDEISRAFGVVPPHNPWPPLPHQPSPYRDVMRKGGKIGLAVLGFLLLLTMVMGSGGQPLLSETLPVDLAGTTRTATLGPITVTRPYQLVAIRAQVPGLENGWIDLDYALVERATQTSYQAYGAAERYSGRDSDGDWTEGSRRRTVKLASVPAGTYDLVIDYAGNSWRDFSRPYASSQTGGSVIIEVSRAAAFPSNLILAIILILAPLVYFFFRHLSFEQARQDESDIGRTGLAKLFTSEDDD
- a CDS encoding DUF350 domain-containing protein; this translates as MIANTAAILNSLIFAGIGIVVLVLGFFILDILTPGKLWEEINHKQNRAVATFAGAIAIGLAIIVAAAIHG
- a CDS encoding polyamine aminopropyltransferase — its product is MAESRPALRASAPTVALLASAFVVATCGLVYELLASTLASYLLGDSVTQFSTVIGTYLFAMGIGSWCSRYVKKNELAVFVRVELLIALIGGFSAAGLFMLFPIIDHFRIALYSIVFAIGFFVGLEIPLLMRILKDYDFREVVSSVLTFDYVGALFAALLFPLVLMPYLGMIRTGFLFGILNAAIALALLVVLPRGTRMYLEKIASVLVLAILIAGFAGSERLQRWAEVASYQEPVIYAESSPFQRIVLTRSGDDLRLYLNGNLQFSSRDEYRYHEALVHPALGRVDRPANVLILGGGDGLAAREVLRHPEVERITLVDLDPAMTRLFARSPMLAALNQGSLSDPRLTVINADGFRWARDAREQYDAIIVDFPDPVDFSVGKLYTESFYRELSRLLAPDGVAAVQSTSPLVAPISYWTVVTTLEAVGLHTRPYHVYVPSFGEWGFTLAAHRPIGTEARIPEGRFLTPVIAERLFDFPPDMARRPAPVNRLDNQALVRAFSDEWSRYAG
- a CDS encoding FAD-dependent oxidoreductase, with protein sequence MRVDRRAVVAGLGVVGAVAAAGLGWRATRPAPPATTLAGADMERGHRLRVGGFPEPSETEEAGVVIAGGGVAGLAAGWALAEAGFEDFQLFELEDAVGGNARSGRNDVSAFPLGAHYLPVANREARALRHLLTGLGIITGEADGAPVYDPLQLCADLQERLLWRGSWQEGLIPRTGLEPRDEAHLAAFDAAMRAFSARIGADGKPAFATPLAYSSRDPDLLALDGTNFAAWLDEQGWDSPVLRAHVRYGMRDDYGCEPADVSAWAGVHYYAGRRGWAANDAADNVLTWPEGNDRLARGMADQFRGQIRSGRIVHRVTRDGDRILVDSFDVSRQTTIRTRARAAILAMPRFVAAHVAPELPPATAFGYAPWLVANVTVDRLPTGRGAPLAWDNVSSTSNSLGYVVATHQGPAAIPGASVLTWYLPLSDMSPSEGRRLLVERSADEWRAVVTDDLLATNPDLEGAIRAVDLWRWGHAMIRPVPGLIWGGAPDAARAEPPLFLAHSDLSGLSLFEEAHYRGVLAAEGAMRHLGHGFESLL
- the speD gene encoding adenosylmethionine decarboxylase, whose product is MNAAMNQGRHLIADLHGCVGLDDIDLIEAALTDAAVAAGATLLEVRLHDFGAGQGVTGVALLAESHISIHSWPEHGYAAIDIFLCAEWHDVEAGLAVISAALRAERIDKQLIARGAMAAAAPA
- a CDS encoding RNA polymerase sigma factor — translated: MKGGLEAVFLENRMTLLRFLRARGAGDAAEDCLQEVWIKASAGASGPIAEPLAYLYRTANNVMLDRRRAEARATRRDTAWSEAADDVLPAESEARLIARERLAAVESTLAALGERSDAIFRRYRLEGVSQRDIAAEFGISLSAVEKHLQKAYRALADLRERLDVD
- a CDS encoding FecR domain-containing protein, with amino-acid sequence MADVNDRIRDEAVAWHVRLHGDAASADWAGFTAWLEADPAHAQAYDLVALADAELDDLPLAPVAPMPAYVEPHRSNRRAFLGWGGAAIAAALVGAITLMPAGGTYEIVTAPGERRVIALEEGSRIEVNGDSRLVLDRGDARFARIERGEALFTVVHDDARPFRVEAGEARLIDLGTVFNVLHDGDRTEVAVSEGEVEWRRANARMNLTPGMALSQRGTEDPVVTRPAIASIGGWREGRLSYSAARYDAVVADLSRNLGARVALDGAVAARRFSGVIVIDRDPGVTLDRAGALLELDARREGDGWRLTVERGARP